The DNA segment GCCGCCTTTTGGATCAGTAGCTCCGCGCTACTTGCTTCCGGCTCGGGCGATTCCTGAAGTGCCGCCAAGTAATCACGACTATTCGCCACGGCGCGCTGATAGCTGTCTACAAAGAAGCTAAGACCGTTGAGCGGCATACTTGCCTGCTGAATCAAAACAACGAGCATGGCGATATCACCAACCGAAAGCTGTCCCTGTCCAGCCAAATAAAAAATCACGAGCAGACTCAGCGCACGAATAATGCCAAAGATCATGCCCCTCCAAAAATTCATCGTATGCCAGAACCGTGACTGCTCTCTGGTGAGAGCGATCATACTGCTAACCTCACCATCAAAAAGTGCGTATTCGCGTCGTTCCGTCACAAAACTTTTGACAAGCCGGATCTGCCCAACCACTTCCGCAAAGCGACCGCTCGCAGTATCAAAATGTTGGTTTTTTTGTTTCTCGAGTTCCTGCCACTTTCCACTTGTGCGTGCTGTCAGATAGAGATTCGCGGGTATCAGTATGGCGAATAGTATCGCTAATTGCCATCCATAAAATGCCAATACCGCCAGTGTTAATGTCGTGGTCAGTAACATCTGCAGTAGGTTGTTTGAGAAAAACTGAAAGAAATTGGTAATATCTGTGATCGCTCGGCTGAGTCGATTAATGATTTTACCTGTCACTTCATTGTCAAAATAGTGCTGAGGAAGTGTCAAAAGATGACGATAGTATGCCGATGAAAGCTGGTGGCGAGCACGAATTGCCAACTGATCACCCACATACCCACTCACATCAGTAATAAGCGCGCTGAGAAGTGCAACACCAGCCAATGCGCTCCCGAACCAAATGATATGATTCCAGTCAAAAGCGACATGATGTGCGTTGATAGCTACCACCCAATCAGTTGCAAGTTTGATGACATACGGCGGCACAAAGGAAAGCAGCGAGCTAATTAACGCTAAGGAGCCGATGACAACCATATAGCGTCCGAGTCCAGTGGTGAAGCCAAAGATTGTTCGAATTGATTTCATCTGACTAGTATACTATGAAATACCTATTTGCCGAGACTCGTGCAGCCGCTACTAGCGTCAATACGCCACTTTTACTGACTCACTTCACATAGTTTCCGAAAAATCTCGACCATAGCGAGAGTATCGAGTGCACAATACTCACGCAGCTCGTCAAATACCACACGTCGCTCACACTCATCCATAGATAACGAAAGTACCGCCTCCATCCACCGCTTCTGGGCAACTGCACCATCAGCAATCGCCATGTTTCGATAGGAAAGCTCAGGGACGAGTGCCGGTAGAACCTTTTTTATGCTCGCGCTTCCGCCTAACTGAATATCAGCATAATAACCTTTATAGAAAAGTTCTATTGGGTCGCGCATTCGTTCGTTAAGAGCCAAAAGGTCTGCACTATACTCTGACACCAGGCGCGCCATCGTTTCATTGCAGCGCTGCTCAAAACCCATACTCCACGCTACAATAGAGCCGTTATTACCAATTGACG comes from the Candidatus Saccharimonas aalborgensis genome and includes:
- a CDS encoding ABC transporter ATP-binding protein; the protein is MKSIRTIFGFTTGLGRYMVVIGSLALISSLLSFVPPYVIKLATDWVVAINAHHVAFDWNHIIWFGSALAGVALLSALITDVSGYVGDQLAIRARHQLSSAYYRHLLTLPQHYFDNEVTGKIINRLSRAITDITNFFQFFSNNLLQMLLTTTLTLAVLAFYGWQLAILFAILIPANLYLTARTSGKWQELEKQKNQHFDTASGRFAEVVGQIRLVKSFVTERREYALFDGEVSSMIALTREQSRFWHTMNFWRGMIFGIIRALSLLVIFYLAGQGQLSVGDIAMLVVLIQQASMPLNGLSFFVDSYQRAVANSRDYLAALQESPEPEASSAELLIQKAAIEYRGVNFSYGAKGNQVLKNISFSIEPGTKLALVGESGGGKSTISNLLMGLYQPTAGRVVIDGQDISMVSRHSLRKNIATVFQDAALFSGTVRENISYAKPDATDKEIEKAAKAANAHDFISAFPNGYDTEIGERGIKLSGGQKQRISIARALLKDAPILILDEATSSLDSRAEHEVQQALDRLMKDRTTLVIAHRLSTIAEVDMIVTLKNGKVDEIGTPAQLSKTKGIYGQLLALQLGTSEAAKKKLAEFDIAA